The following coding sequences lie in one Silene latifolia isolate original U9 population chromosome 5, ASM4854445v1, whole genome shotgun sequence genomic window:
- the LOC141656947 gene encoding uncharacterized protein LOC141656947 has translation MDDIIRKLVHDAMVLSFYRSLIALPSVRGKTLAWVQLLLVDEQQTAQLKLHALGPKVANPDDDSDVVTDDDSNVVERSRKLFKAAAPFFMNDFGLWIFSRSMVRKENDGSIDAAAQPAREFSQYDPLESLSQVPINPSSGIRCAEIFLFFAIDGNFPGDLCNRDALLDFLNSLNSGDGIRKLHAFTVVAGCVEATRKKLRELKGSHLTA, from the exons ATGGATGACATTATCAGGAAGCTCGTTCATGACGCCATGGTTCTGTCTTTTTATCGAAGCTTGATCGCTCTCCCTTCGGTTCGGGGCAAGACTTTAGCTTGGGTTCAG CTCCTACTGGTTGATGAACAACAGACGGCGCAACTGAAGCTGCATGCGCTTGGTCCGAAAGTGGCTAATCCTGATGATGACTCAGATGTTGTTACTGATGATGACTCAAATGTTGTTGAACGCTCAAGGAAGCTGTTCAAAG CTGCTGCTCCATTCTTCATGAATGACTTTGGTCTCTGGATCTTCTCTCGCTCAATG GTGCGCAAGGAGAATGATGGCTCGATTGATGCTGCTGCTCAACCTGCTCGTGAATTTTCACAATATGATCCTTTGGAAAGCCTTTCACAAGTCCCCATTAACCCGTCATCTGGAATTCGCTGTGCTGAG ATTTTCTTGTTCTTTGCTATTGATGGCAATTTCCCAGGAGACCTGTGCAACCGTGACGCGCTCTTGGACTTTCTTAATAGTCTCAACTCTGGGGATGGCATTCGCAAGTTACAT GCATTTACTGTGGTTGCTGGATGTGTGGAAGCGACTAGGAAGAAGCTGCGGGAACTCAAGGGGAGCCATCTAACTGCATGA